Genomic DNA from Antennarius striatus isolate MH-2024 chromosome 16, ASM4005453v1, whole genome shotgun sequence:
gagaggccagactgagatggtttggacatgtccagaggagagatagtgaatatattggtagaaggatgctgagttttgaactgccaggcaggaggcctagaggaagatcaaagagaaggtttatggatgtagtgaaagaggacatgaaggtagttggtgtgagagaagaggatgcaaaagacacggttagatggaggcaactgattcgctgtggcgacccctgaaggttATTACCTAAGTCTAGGTTTCCAGCCAACTCATGTTATGATTTGTTCTCAAACCTTATCTGCCCTACTACACTGCAGCTTGCAGATGTGAGGGTGGAGCCGCACAAAAGAACATGTAGATTAGAAGTGTGTGCTGATATCCAACTCCAAACTGCTGACTCATTCAATGTAAAATGACATTTGTGAGAATCCAAGTTGAGCAATGGTGGCCTCATCAGAGAACCATGCAAACCAGCTGTCTCCCTGTccaatgatgacaaataatgagaattttttaatttaaagacaCATCAGCACTTATCTGATTGTTACCACTTCTGTCACTTCAGCACAAACTCAGATACAATTCTGATTTTGTTTGGAGGTTTTTTCCAATACCCCCTctcccaaaaaaacccaaaaaacttttgttttgaaGTTTTGACTACAagaaaaattaactttattgtAATTAAATTTATTCGACCTGTAAAGTCCTATATATCTGGCACTAGGGAGATGGTTTCTGCTGTTACGACCTGCATGTGTCAATGTGATGCATTACCAGGTACCAGCTTCTGGTACGGTTCCTGGGGAATCTTGGTCTATTCCCCATGGCCTCCATTTGTACAATATTCCTTAGTTTCCATGTTTCAACCATGTTCATCAAATCCCGACAACTATGTTCTATGAGATTCAGGTCACGTAACTTTAGATTCTTCCCGGAATTGTCCTGAAACCAAGTCTCAGCAGACTTGGGACATGTTTAGAATAATTGTTTCCTTAGAATGACCAGTGATGTATAACCTTGTTACCCCACAGATGACAAGAGATTATCCTCCCACCTCATGccttatgccagctgggataggcgcTATCTCCCCGtaacccgctgtggcggatgaagtggcagaaaagggatggatggatgaatttcCTGATGCTTTATGGAATTCATCTTACCCTCCATTTACTGCAGGGGTTCAGTGCCTAAGGAAGCAAAGACCACATCATGCTTCAGTGAAGGCATGgtgagttgttttgttttttgctatgCCTTGGTCTTCCTTCCTCAGACACAAAAAGGTACGGTTTCATCACTCCACAGACCAGTATCCTAAATATGTCTGTTTCTTAGCTATATTTGGTCAGAAGTGGTGTGCATCTTAAAGCTCAAGCATGGAGCCTTTATGTAAATCTTTTAGAGATGGAACCTAAGAAACATCCTGCTAAAGTAGCACTGTGTAGGCTGGCACAGTATTTTCACACCCGTTTTAAATAGATATGCTCTTATGAGGGACACCACATAGGATGGAGGTTAAATAATTTTGAGTGCAAtcattcattgtcacatttTGTGTTGAATCTGCCAAGCTTTTCAAAATTTTCTCATGTGATTTGTTCATTACAAACAGCTGCTAAGTACAATATTTTGATGATAAACCTAAAATTTCATAGGTCATGATAATTTTTCTTCCACTTGTGTATAAAATTGTAGCCTTCCGTTTAAACCAGTTTCTATCCTAATATGCTCCATTTTTACAGATGTTCCATTCCTCAATTGTGAGAAAATAATCTGATACACAAAGATTAACACACTATTTACCTCATGAAGCTTCTACACTTGACATCCATCTCTGCAATTGCCTGCAGCCCACATAACCCCATTACATTTCACTTTTCAGTAATCATATTCATACTATCTCTAAAATCAAAGTCTTATTATGGTTATGCTATCACTTATTGAACAGATGTTTTATTGGActtcataataataaaaatgtataaaaatgtatttaggtGTGTCTCAAAAACTATCTTGATGCTGCAGATGGACTTCAGTCACCACCCAAGCTCGTCACATGCTTCTGGAAGGAGAACGGCCCTGCTTTAAAAGTTGCGTCTGGTGTCAGTGAACACATTTCCCAACTTGCACAGGAAAGTCAAAAGCCAGCAAAATGGTTGAATGGACAGATTTTGAGCGCAACACCATCCAAAAGCTCTTTGACAACATGAACTATGAGGAAGTGGGACCTGCGGCTCTGTCCAGGTGAGACATGCATTCCcttaataattattatcattactctATGGGGGAATTTTGTCGCTTCATCTGACTTTGAAGCATGTTTGTTTCCACGTTTCCCTCAGGTGTCTGGTCGTCTACCCATGGACTCAGAGATATTTTGGCAACTTTGGAAACCTCTACAATGCCATTGCCATCACAACAAATCCGTTAATTGCAAAGCATGGAATTACTATCCTCCACGGTCTGGACCGGGCTTTGAAGAACATGGACAACATCAAGGACACCTATGCTGAGCTGAGTGTGCTGCATTCCGAGAAACTGCATGTGGATCCCGACAATTTTAGGGTAAATTGGATGATCTGTGTCATTGTAATATTTAATGATTGTACTGGAACtctctaaatgttaaatgttttccGACTCTTGTGTTGCAGctgctgtctgactgtctgaccaTTGTGCTTGCTGCACGGCTGGGTAGAGCATTCACTGGTGATGTGCAGGCAGCTTTTCAGAAGTTCATGGGTGTGGTGGTGTCCTCCCTGGGAAAACAATACCACTAGAGTTTCAACAGAGAACCTTTATACGAAGAGTATCTCATTAAAGGCTTTTTGTCTTGGTCTctaaagtaaataaaaggaTCAACAAATTCAACCAGTTATTTGTCCTTAATTACCAAAAGAAGGTGGAAATAATGTGTTTGAgatgaaaacaatattttagagTGATGTTCAGACATAATTTAAAAGTGCTGCTGAAATATatacaaatgtacaaatattCTCCAGATTAAAAACAATAGATTAACCATAAAGATCATGAAAATTAATAGAAATGggcattaaaaaatatattgattaaTTGGTCCCCAGGAATGATGTTTTGATACACGATGAGGAACAATAATgctcaaatgtgaaaaaaatgggtTTATTATCTAAAACAAGTTACTCCAGatgaaaaatgtaatgatttgaCTTAAtgtaatagaaataaaaacaataatttctaATGATATTAAACAATGACACCAATACAGTCACATTAATAGATTAATGGTTTGGAAGTACATATGgtgagatggtgaatatattggtagaaggatcctgagttttgaactgccagacaggaggcctagaggaagaccaaagaggaggtttatagtgaaagaggacatgaaggtagttggtgtgagagaagaggatacagatggaggcaactgataagctgtggcgacccctgaagggaaaacccAAATGGTAAAGAAGTACATACAGATTATGTGACTTCACCATCCAAAGTTCATCATGTGACTATTTTCATTGAGCAtggacagaaaaacaattaaagaaaTCAATTATTTGGTTATAGATTGGATTTATTCTCTACCAATATTATTCATAAtcttgaaaatacaaaattattattaaatactactattattatgggtggatggatataacaaaaatatataaataatataaatataaataattattcatCAACAAGTCACTGCAAGGGGTGTGCAGTATTCAACCTTTCAACAATAGAAACTACAGGTCCCATGATGCCCAGCGGCAATCCAGGAAGTACAGCACGCAATTCAAATCCACCAAACATTTGTAAAACTGAAGAAACCAAACCATTACAGACACGAATGGGACGGCAAACATATAAATCCAAGTCTTCGCTTCATATTACACAGTTTAGGCATGTTGTCAACATTTTTAACGTTATCTGCCATTAATCTGTCAGAATACCAAAGCAGTCATCATGTCATCTACAATTTATACCATCAAGAAGCAGACAAAAGCACAGGGCAGTAACATAGGTGACAACGTACAGCATGCA
This window encodes:
- the LOC137609412 gene encoding hemoglobin subunit beta-like → MVEWTDFERNTIQKLFDNMNYEEVGPAALSRCLVVYPWTQRYFGNFGNLYNAIAITTNPLIAKHGITILHGLDRALKNMDNIKDTYAELSVLHSEKLHVDPDNFRLLSDCLTIVLAARLGRAFTGDVQAAFQKFMGVVVSSLGKQYH